The following are encoded in a window of Roseimaritima ulvae genomic DNA:
- a CDS encoding SdrD B-like domain-containing protein has translation MAARSRRRIQVEALEDRRLLALLGVDFGYPSMFANSTGTINYDATTNTLVADASPELFQESEFWFANFIDAPKDFSLQLEVDESGNLVGGVPGDDFVLSGVIDIDFDGTPDLSGTLLTGEVIGFGFLNSVGTTDTFDFRIEVTGGVLTVPGTYSSGGTRPAYFAGQDIGMRIDSEESSFNGSFNSNFSGKNKATFGPTDPLAELGNYVWVDTNQNGLQDDGNTGVNDVTVDLYVDVDGDGIAEPGGDDGAPVATTVTADLSGTPGYYLFPNLDPDDYFVVFDPSTLPTGFEFTTQGAGSDDAVDSDADTTTGIAEVTTLDAGESDLTWDAGIFQTAIPLIPAIDIEKCVEHTVVGPGEMHVLDFNDLASGTVVDDEYSSLGVTISVQNDNSSHPDKAVVFDSANPTGGDNDLATPGYHATNNTPLGNVLVIAENDVDANNDQLIDNPDDEASGGTITFTFDDAVRIDQIDLLDVDSSEVGGSVVTVNTANGSQTFNIAALGDNSFQTIDINVDDVTSLSVNFISSGAITGLKFTKPSETLECDDADVGPGPSFNVGDSVTFNYTVTNAGEVDLKIVEVSDDNATPGNTGDDFNPDPVLVGIYNIGDTDQDGELDLTEAWQYTYTITAATAGQFTNISDVLGNPVDDPDVDVVDDDPANYVVVGDPGITIEKFTNGVDAENESQAAEIAAGDTVTWTYEVTNTGEVAFTAAEISIVDDNGTPTVSTDDFGIGLEYNGSEIVYSSGDGGDGILSPGETWTYTATGTALALPGGTVGSAITFDFGGSSSTDGSDGNTRSYSAGGVDVDVRAFSRDKSNGNWAPAYLGSYGGGLGVTDSSEGSGGSNTHTVDNVGRDNYVLFEYSEQVVVDAAYLGYVVNDSDLTIWIGNSTVPLTGLSDAVLTSLGFTEVNLTNSSSARWADLNAGEVAGNVLVIAAKTDDATPEDRFKIEHVKVHRTASGCYENIAVVTAGGVSDSDASYYCNTEPGDPGITIEKFTNGVDAENESQAAEIAAGDTVTWTYEVTNTGEVAFTAAEISIVDDNGTPTVSADDFGIGLEYNGSEIVYSSGDGGDGILSPGETWTYTATGTALALPGGTVGSAITFDFGGSSSTDGSDGNTRSYSAGGVDVDVRAFSRDKSNGNWAPAYLGSYGGGLGVTDSSEGSGGSNMHTVDNVGRDNYVLFEYSEQVVVDAAYLGYVVDDSDLTIWIGNSTVPLTGLSDAVLTSLGFTEVNLTNSSSARWADLNAGEVAGNVLVIAAKTDDATPEDRFKIEHIKVHRTASGCYENIAVVTAGGVSDSDASYYCNPEVVDAAIDIEKFVKVDSGQTGGGEGLTPGFWKTHSPAGPAPLSGWPETGFSHLDNYNTVFGVSDDSGLSLLDALGRGGGGTSALGRHATAALLNAANPNVDYSFTQAEVISLTQAAYGSGDASLIENTKNLFAVQNELGADLSTPANAPDSGMDDFGVDADSGPGPAAQIGDQVVFTYFVTNPGDVELYPVVVIDDNATTNTGDDFQPDAVEENDGNGNFFNVGDDDQDGRLDPGETWLYQEAITVTMSGQFTNIGSVSGTPVDQNGNPVGPDVSDDDPANYNVAGGSAGIDIEKLTNGEDADTPGTAVEIAAGETITWTYKVTNTGTTHFNQSDVVVTDDNGTSQTGDDLSSVADGNVEITLTDQGDNDGVLAPGEVWTYTATGTAEQLSGGITGDAVTVYLTGSTSTSGTAGNSKTFTSGGVSVTASAFSRDNNDNWSSAYLGAYSSGLGVTDGSEGNGGDGRHRVDNTGRMNYVLFEFSESVVVDQAFLDSVVRDSDITAWVGTVDGAFSLNDAVLDLLAKESNDTGSSSSRWADLNNGQVAGNVLVIAASVDDATPEDSFKIRKLKFYRTAGGVYTNVGTVQAGGVSDSDLSHYVNPDQAVATGEIGNYVWNDVNRNGKQDSGEPSLSGVTVKLLDVDQNEVATTTTNSAGLYSFSGLDAGQYFVKFIAPQDMVFSPQGQGDHADHGSNANSDGQTDKIYLAENEIDNTIDAGLYAAAVDLVFEAEDYERLDSPWQVRSSSSASGGEYIKTSSGTGSYYNTPPSHSKVTYQFDVASEGNYEISALLRAKNSSENSIWVKVDDQPWVQWHMDLTGRSFQWQAVTDGWDQQATQFHLTAGQHSLQLRVREDGVRLDKFMVSKLSTTTVVIDAMATTTNLDSVDWEVGVDSEGNEYLLTANGTGSHYSTLSGDELSYDFSVDQDGEYQMHALVNALNSSDNSFWISIDGGQWIQWHLSVTNGEWQWQTVSDGSSHDQVSFNLEAGSHTLKIKVREDGTMLDKIVISNDSALDLDSIG, from the coding sequence ATGGCAGCACGAAGCCGGCGTCGCATCCAAGTGGAGGCTCTCGAAGATCGTCGTCTACTGGCTCTGCTGGGCGTGGATTTTGGATATCCCTCCATGTTTGCCAACAGCACGGGTACGATCAACTACGATGCAACGACCAACACCTTGGTCGCCGACGCCTCGCCAGAACTGTTCCAAGAATCCGAGTTCTGGTTCGCTAATTTTATCGACGCTCCCAAGGACTTCAGTCTGCAGTTGGAGGTCGATGAGTCCGGCAATTTGGTCGGCGGTGTCCCCGGAGATGACTTTGTCCTCTCCGGTGTGATCGACATCGACTTTGATGGCACACCCGACTTGTCGGGGACCCTCCTGACCGGCGAGGTCATTGGCTTTGGGTTCCTGAACTCAGTGGGTACCACGGATACTTTTGATTTCCGTATCGAGGTTACCGGTGGAGTGTTGACGGTTCCGGGTACCTATTCGTCTGGAGGCACACGTCCCGCCTATTTTGCAGGCCAAGATATCGGGATGCGGATTGACAGTGAGGAGTCCTCGTTCAACGGCAGTTTCAATAGTAACTTTTCCGGGAAGAATAAAGCCACGTTTGGTCCCACCGATCCGTTGGCTGAGCTGGGGAACTATGTCTGGGTGGATACCAACCAGAATGGTTTGCAGGACGATGGCAACACGGGCGTGAACGACGTTACGGTCGACTTGTATGTTGACGTGGATGGCGATGGAATTGCTGAACCCGGCGGCGATGATGGGGCACCGGTCGCCACGACTGTTACGGCGGATCTGAGCGGTACGCCGGGGTACTATCTGTTTCCGAATCTTGATCCGGACGATTACTTCGTCGTGTTCGATCCCAGTACCCTGCCGACCGGGTTTGAATTCACCACCCAAGGCGCCGGCAGCGACGACGCCGTGGATAGCGATGCCGACACCACGACCGGCATTGCCGAAGTGACCACGCTGGACGCCGGTGAGAGCGACCTAACCTGGGATGCCGGGATCTTTCAGACCGCTATTCCGCTTATCCCCGCTATCGATATTGAAAAGTGTGTCGAGCATACCGTCGTGGGGCCGGGCGAAATGCATGTGCTGGACTTTAATGATCTGGCCAGCGGGACCGTGGTGGACGATGAGTACTCGTCGCTGGGCGTGACCATCTCCGTCCAAAACGACAATTCGTCTCACCCCGACAAAGCGGTCGTGTTTGATTCGGCTAATCCCACCGGTGGCGATAACGATCTGGCCACTCCGGGCTACCACGCCACCAACAACACACCACTGGGCAACGTGTTGGTGATCGCTGAAAACGATGTGGATGCGAACAACGACCAGCTGATCGATAACCCGGACGATGAAGCCAGTGGCGGAACGATCACGTTTACCTTCGATGACGCGGTCCGCATCGATCAGATCGATCTGCTAGACGTCGATTCCAGTGAAGTCGGTGGCAGCGTCGTGACGGTCAATACGGCCAACGGCAGTCAGACTTTCAATATTGCCGCTTTGGGGGACAACAGTTTTCAAACGATCGATATCAACGTCGATGACGTCACCTCGCTGTCGGTGAACTTCATCAGCAGCGGCGCGATCACGGGTTTGAAATTCACCAAGCCCAGCGAAACGCTGGAGTGTGACGATGCCGATGTGGGACCCGGTCCCAGCTTCAACGTCGGTGACTCGGTGACCTTTAACTACACCGTCACCAACGCCGGGGAAGTCGACCTGAAGATCGTCGAAGTCTCCGATGACAACGCCACGCCCGGCAATACGGGCGATGATTTTAATCCAGACCCGGTTCTGGTCGGGATCTACAATATTGGCGACACCGACCAAGACGGCGAATTGGATCTGACCGAAGCCTGGCAATACACCTATACCATCACGGCGGCCACAGCGGGCCAGTTCACCAATATCAGCGACGTGCTGGGCAACCCTGTTGATGATCCCGACGTCGATGTCGTGGATGACGACCCGGCTAACTACGTGGTGGTGGGCGACCCTGGCATCACGATCGAAAAATTCACCAACGGTGTGGACGCTGAAAACGAATCCCAGGCGGCTGAGATTGCGGCTGGCGATACGGTTACCTGGACCTACGAAGTCACGAATACCGGCGAAGTCGCGTTTACGGCCGCCGAGATTTCGATTGTTGACGACAACGGCACGCCGACGGTTTCAACCGATGACTTTGGTATCGGTCTGGAATACAACGGCAGCGAAATCGTTTACAGCAGCGGCGACGGTGGCGATGGCATTCTGTCACCGGGCGAAACCTGGACCTACACCGCTACCGGCACGGCGCTCGCCCTGCCCGGCGGTACCGTGGGGTCTGCGATCACGTTTGATTTTGGTGGCAGCAGTTCGACCGACGGCAGCGATGGCAATACGCGTTCGTATTCCGCGGGCGGCGTTGACGTCGATGTGCGTGCCTTCAGCCGCGATAAGTCGAACGGGAATTGGGCACCGGCTTATCTGGGCAGCTACGGCGGCGGCTTGGGCGTCACCGACAGCAGCGAAGGCAGCGGCGGCAGCAACACGCACACGGTCGACAACGTCGGACGCGATAACTATGTGTTGTTTGAATACTCCGAACAGGTCGTCGTCGATGCGGCTTACCTGGGCTACGTCGTCAATGACAGCGATCTGACGATTTGGATCGGCAATTCGACGGTTCCGCTGACCGGGCTGAGCGATGCGGTGCTGACCAGTCTGGGCTTCACCGAGGTCAACTTGACGAATTCGTCGAGTGCTCGCTGGGCGGATTTGAACGCTGGCGAAGTGGCTGGCAACGTGCTGGTGATCGCGGCAAAAACCGACGACGCGACCCCGGAAGATCGGTTCAAGATCGAACACGTCAAAGTGCATCGCACGGCCAGCGGATGTTACGAAAACATCGCCGTGGTTACCGCCGGCGGCGTGTCGGACAGCGATGCCAGTTACTACTGCAACACCGAGCCCGGCGACCCCGGCATCACGATCGAAAAATTCACCAACGGCGTGGATGCTGAAAACGAATCGCAAGCGGCTGAGATTGCGGCTGGCGATACGGTTACCTGGACTTACGAAGTAACCAACACCGGCGAAGTCGCGTTTACGGCCGCCGAGATTTCGATTGTTGACGACAACGGCACGCCGACGGTTTCCGCTGACGACTTTGGTATCGGCTTGGAATACAACGGCAGCGAAATCGTTTACAGCAGTGGCGACGGTGGCGATGGCATTCTGTCGCCCGGCGAAACCTGGACCTACACCGCCACCGGTACGGCGCTCGCCCTGCCCGGCGGTACCGTGGGGTCTGCAATCACGTTTGATTTTGGTGGCAGTAGTTCGACCGACGGCAGCGATGGTAATACGCGTTCGTATTCCGCGGGCGGCGTCGATGTCGATGTGCGTGCCTTCAGCCGCGATAAATCGAACGGGAATTGGGCACCGGCTTATCTGGGCAGCTACGGCGGTGGCTTGGGCGTCACCGACAGCAGCGAAGGCAGCGGCGGCAGCAACATGCACACCGTCGACAATGTCGGACGCGATAACTATGTGTTGTTTGAATACTCCGAACAGGTCGTCGTCGATGCGGCTTACCTGGGCTACGTCGTCGATGACAGTGATCTGACGATTTGGATCGGCAATTCGACGGTTCCGCTGACCGGGCTGAGCGATGCGGTGCTGACCAGTCTGGGCTTCACCGAGGTCAACTTGACGAATTCGTCGAGTGCTCGCTGGGCGGATTTGAACGCTGGCGAAGTGGCTGGCAACGTGCTGGTGATCGCGGCCAAAACCGACGACGCGACTCCGGAAGATCGCTTCAAGATCGAACACATCAAGGTGCATCGCACGGCCAGCGGGTGTTATGAAAACATCGCCGTGGTCACCGCCGGCGGCGTGTCGGACAGCGACGCCAGTTACTACTGCAACCCCGAAGTGGTCGACGCCGCCATCGACATTGAGAAGTTCGTCAAAGTGGACTCGGGTCAAACTGGCGGCGGTGAGGGATTAACGCCCGGGTTCTGGAAAACGCATTCTCCCGCTGGACCCGCGCCATTGTCCGGTTGGCCCGAAACCGGTTTTTCGCACTTGGACAACTATAACACGGTGTTTGGTGTCAGCGACGATTCCGGCCTGAGTCTGCTGGATGCATTGGGCCGCGGCGGAGGTGGTACCAGCGCGCTGGGGCGGCATGCCACGGCGGCTCTGCTGAACGCTGCCAACCCCAACGTCGACTATTCGTTTACGCAGGCCGAAGTGATCAGTCTGACGCAAGCCGCGTATGGTTCAGGCGACGCGTCCTTGATTGAAAATACCAAGAATCTGTTTGCGGTCCAGAACGAGCTCGGTGCCGATCTCAGCACTCCCGCCAACGCTCCTGATTCAGGCATGGACGACTTCGGTGTCGATGCCGATTCGGGACCGGGGCCCGCGGCGCAGATCGGGGATCAGGTCGTGTTCACGTACTTTGTGACCAATCCCGGCGATGTGGAACTGTATCCTGTGGTTGTCATCGACGACAATGCGACGACCAATACGGGCGACGACTTCCAGCCAGATGCAGTCGAAGAAAACGACGGCAATGGAAACTTCTTCAACGTCGGCGATGACGACCAGGACGGCCGCTTGGATCCCGGCGAAACATGGCTGTACCAAGAAGCCATTACCGTCACGATGTCGGGGCAGTTCACCAACATCGGCAGCGTCAGCGGCACGCCAGTCGATCAAAATGGCAATCCTGTGGGCCCGGATGTGAGCGACGATGATCCGGCCAACTACAACGTCGCCGGCGGTTCTGCCGGCATCGACATAGAAAAACTGACCAATGGAGAGGATGCGGATACGCCGGGCACGGCTGTCGAGATCGCGGCCGGTGAGACGATCACTTGGACCTACAAGGTTACCAATACCGGCACGACGCACTTCAACCAGTCGGACGTCGTGGTGACCGATGATAATGGCACATCGCAAACCGGCGACGACTTAAGTTCTGTCGCCGATGGCAACGTGGAGATCACGTTGACCGATCAAGGCGACAACGACGGCGTGCTCGCGCCGGGAGAAGTTTGGACGTATACAGCCACGGGCACGGCGGAACAGTTGTCCGGTGGCATCACAGGCGATGCGGTCACGGTTTATCTGACGGGCAGCACTTCCACCAGCGGCACCGCGGGGAACTCCAAGACCTTCACCAGCGGCGGCGTTTCGGTTACCGCCAGTGCGTTCAGTCGGGACAACAATGACAATTGGTCGAGCGCTTACCTGGGCGCTTACTCCAGCGGTTTGGGCGTCACCGACGGTTCGGAAGGCAATGGTGGCGATGGCCGGCATCGCGTGGACAACACCGGGCGTATGAACTACGTATTGTTCGAATTCTCCGAAAGTGTCGTCGTGGACCAGGCCTTCCTCGATTCGGTCGTACGCGACAGTGATATCACCGCTTGGGTTGGTACCGTCGATGGCGCGTTCAGCTTAAATGATGCGGTGCTGGACCTGTTGGCCAAAGAAAGCAACGACACCGGCAGTTCGTCGTCGCGGTGGGCTGATCTGAACAACGGTCAGGTCGCCGGCAACGTCTTGGTTATCGCCGCTTCGGTCGATGATGCGACGCCCGAAGACAGTTTCAAAATTCGCAAGCTGAAGTTCTATCGCACCGCGGGCGGGGTGTATACGAACGTGGGCACGGTGCAAGCCGGTGGGGTTTCCGACAGCGACCTCAGCCACTACGTCAACCCAGACCAAGCGGTGGCCACTGGCGAGATCGGCAACTACGTCTGGAACGACGTCAATCGCAATGGCAAGCAAGATTCTGGAGAGCCCAGTTTGTCTGGCGTGACGGTCAAACTGTTGGACGTGGATCAGAATGAAGTGGCCACAACGACCACCAACAGCGCCGGTTTGTATTCGTTCAGCGGGCTCGATGCCGGGCAGTACTTCGTCAAGTTCATCGCGCCGCAGGACATGGTGTTTTCACCTCAAGGCCAAGGCGACCACGCCGACCATGGCAGCAACGCAAACAGCGATGGTCAGACAGACAAGATCTACTTGGCGGAAAACGAAATCGACAACACCATCGATGCCGGTCTGTATGCCGCCGCAGTGGACCTCGTCTTCGAGGCCGAGGACTACGAACGCCTCGATTCGCCCTGGCAAGTTCGCAGCAGTTCGTCCGCATCCGGTGGCGAATATATCAAAACCTCCAGCGGTACCGGGTCCTACTACAACACGCCGCCCTCGCACAGCAAGGTGACGTATCAGTTTGATGTGGCGAGCGAGGGGAACTATGAAATCTCCGCGTTGCTTCGGGCCAAAAATTCTAGCGAAAACTCGATTTGGGTGAAGGTCGACGATCAGCCCTGGGTTCAATGGCATATGGATCTAACCGGCAGGTCCTTTCAATGGCAGGCCGTGACCGATGGTTGGGATCAGCAGGCGACCCAATTCCATCTGACCGCGGGGCAGCATTCGCTGCAACTGCGAGTCCGCGAAGATGGCGTACGGCTGGACAAGTTCATGGTCAGCAAGTTGTCAACGACCACCGTCGTGATCGATGCCATGGCAACCACAACGAATCTCGATTCGGTGGATTGGGAAGTGGGAGTGGATTCCGAAGGCAACGAGTACCTGTTGACCGCCAACGGTACGGGGTCGCATTACAGCACGTTGAGCGGTGACGAGTTGAGCTACGATTTCTCCGTCGATCAGGACGGCGAGTATCAGATGCACGCCTTGGTGAACGCCCTCAACAGCAGCGACAACTCTTTCTGGATTTCGATCGACGGTGGCCAGTGGATTCAATGGCACCTGTCGGTCACCAATGGCGAGTGGCAGTGGCAGACCGTGAGCGATGGATCGAGCCATGACCAAGTCAGCTTTAATCTGGAAGCCGGCAGTCATACGCTGAAGATCAAAGTTCGCGAAGACGGCACGATGCTGGACAAGATCGTGATCAGCAATGACAGTGCGTTGGACTTGGACTCGATCGGCTGA